In one Juglans regia cultivar Chandler chromosome 11, Walnut 2.0, whole genome shotgun sequence genomic region, the following are encoded:
- the LOC108993555 gene encoding uncharacterized protein LOC108993555 isoform X2: protein MSAQNPTKWRFTWEAQSHVPILRLFIFDSYTNPSTQCHNLKVHLNLSKSLVLVSFFEDLEVSLRVPTPRVLIDSESPVSFRALDDHIEVKLVLLLPVDHPIVTSFDSVFNLSQGNEISFYDASTQLEMDSDLKILCSGGGVHFYCRSCSFKLTKNHFRNFVEMPSVDWREVADNWFGTCCCSFGGVSEKLVTRYANAYTCVEGTCQLNSTTITISKNDLVEWKFPDWVGCQRNSSGPDFKHDDGFSEAILDSGSKCAGIKTCDDSSEEMCASKGKPRFMHYENENVASKFKCGVNEEETNDDASFLLLPEPNLSKDVASAPGCCGHIKSQALNHIDEGCTPHVFETKEISENQKCLLNGFLGNIFMVRSFNQSADIEWIEYVCPHCSSLLGAYPCGNGFGPIDLGVRLFKCYISTCLPVGGSGDSFRKYTLERMFTNQLLESAKDESSYRTVVRDVKTKSPLLQIVLLNPNSWCFTGYCLGADENTGSVLNINLQPVIKVLFSDCNNSSESKLRMIEDWETKNLADEVFMLTRQIKELIKSLVSRKDILPPSFSCLQGLSLSSMLR from the exons ATGTCGGCCCAGAACCCTACGAAATGGCGGTTCACATGGGAAGCTCAATCTCACGTCCCAATCCTTCGGTTATTCATCTTCGATTCGTACACTAATCCTTCAACTCAGTGCCATAATCTCAAGGTCCATCTAAATCTCTCTAAATCTCTGGTACTCGTCAGCTTCTTCGAAGACCTTGAAGTCTCGCTTAGGGTTCCGACTCCTAGGGTTTTGATCGACTCCGAATCTCCGGTGAGTTTCCGAGCCTTAGATGATCACATTGAGGTCAAGCTTGTCCTACTTCTTCCAGTGGATCATCCAATCGTTACGAGCTTCGACTCTGTGTTCAATTTGTCCCAAGGCAACGAAATCTCGTTCTATGATGCATCGACGCAGCTAGAAATGGACTCTG ATCTGAAGATTCTGTGTTCTGGTGGAGGAGTTCATTTTTACTGTAGAAGTTGCTCGTTTAAGCTGACAAAAAATCATTTCAG AAATTTTGTTGAAATGCCGTCAGTCGATTGGAGAGAGGTGGCTGATAACTGGTTTGGGACTTGCTGTTGTTCCTTTGGAGGTGTAAGTGAGAAGTTGGTGACTAGGTATGCAAATGCCTACACATGTGTTGAGGGTACTTGCCAATTGAATTCAACAACCATTACCATTTCCAAGAATGATCTTGTGGAATGGAAATTCCCTGATTGGGTTGGATGCCAGCGTAATTCTTCTGGACCAGATTTCAAACATGACGATGGATTCAGTGAAGCTATTCTAGATTCTGGAAGTAAGTGTGCAGGAATCAAAACCTGTGATGATTCCAGTGAGGAAATGTGTGCTTCTAAAGGAAAACCAAGGTTCATGCATTATGAGAATGAAAATGTtgcttcaaaattcaaatgtggAGTTAATGAGGAAGAAACTAATGATGATGCTTCCTTTTTATTGTTGCCAGAACCAAATCTCTCTAAAGATGTGGCATCAGCACCTGGTTGTTGTGGTCATATTAAAAGCCAAGCTCTGAATCATATAGATGAAGGTTGCACACCTCATGTGTTTGAGACTAAGGAGATCAGTGAAAATCAGAAATGTTTGCTCAATGGCTTTCTTGGGAATATATTCATGGTTAGATCCTTCAATCAGTCGGCTGATATTGAGTGGATTGAATATGTTTGCCCTCATTGTTCATCTCTTCTTGGAGCTTACCCTTGTGGAAATGGCTTTGGGCCTATAGATCTTGGAGTTCGGTTATTTAAATGTTACATTTCCACTTGTTTGCCAGTTGGGGGATCGGGAGATTCATTCAG GAAGTATACCTTGGAAAGAATGTTTACAAATCAACTACTGGAAAGTGCGAAGGATGAATCATCATATCGGACTGTGGTCAGGGATGTGAAAACAAAATCCCCCTTGCTGCAAATCGTTCTTCTGAATCCAAATTCTTGGTGCTTTACTGGTTACTGTTTGGGCGCAGACGAGAACACCGGATCAGTTTTGAATATAAATCTGCAGCCTGTTATCAAAGTGCTATTTTCTGACTGCAACAACAGTTCAGAATCCAAATTGAG GATGATAGAAGACTGGGAAACAAAGAATTTAGCTGATGAAGTTTTCATGTTGACACGTCAAATAAAAGAATTGATTAAATCCCTGGTTTCAAGAAAGGATATACTTCCACCCTCATTTTCTTGCCTTCAAGGTTTATCTTTGTCATCTATGCTGAGGTAA
- the LOC108993555 gene encoding uncharacterized protein LOC108993555 isoform X3 encodes MSAQNPTKWRFTWEAQSHVPILRLFIFDSYTNPSTQCHNLKVHLNLSKSLVLVSFFEDLEVSLRVPTPRVLIDSESPVSFRALDDHIEVKLVLLLPVDHPIVTSFDSVFNLSQGNEISFYDASTQLEMDSDLKILCSGGGVHFYCRSCSFKLTKNHFRNFVEMPSVDWREVADNWFGTCCCSFGGVSEKLVTRYANAYTCVEGTCQLNSTTITISKNDLVEWKFPDWVGCQRNSSGPDFKHDDGFSEAILDSGKPNLSKDVASAPGCCGHIKSQALNHIDEGCTPHVFETKEISENQKCLLNGFLGNIFMVRSFNQSADIEWIEYVCPHCSSLLGAYPCGNGFGPIDLGVRLFKCYISTCLPVGGSGDSFRKYTLERMFTNQLLESAKDESSYRTVVRDVKTKSPLLQIVLLNPNSWCFTGYCLGADENTGSVLNINLQPVIKVLFSDCNNSSESKLSLCRMIEDWETKNLADEVFMLTRQIKELIKSLVSRKDILPPSFSCLQGLSLSSMLR; translated from the exons ATGTCGGCCCAGAACCCTACGAAATGGCGGTTCACATGGGAAGCTCAATCTCACGTCCCAATCCTTCGGTTATTCATCTTCGATTCGTACACTAATCCTTCAACTCAGTGCCATAATCTCAAGGTCCATCTAAATCTCTCTAAATCTCTGGTACTCGTCAGCTTCTTCGAAGACCTTGAAGTCTCGCTTAGGGTTCCGACTCCTAGGGTTTTGATCGACTCCGAATCTCCGGTGAGTTTCCGAGCCTTAGATGATCACATTGAGGTCAAGCTTGTCCTACTTCTTCCAGTGGATCATCCAATCGTTACGAGCTTCGACTCTGTGTTCAATTTGTCCCAAGGCAACGAAATCTCGTTCTATGATGCATCGACGCAGCTAGAAATGGACTCTG ATCTGAAGATTCTGTGTTCTGGTGGAGGAGTTCATTTTTACTGTAGAAGTTGCTCGTTTAAGCTGACAAAAAATCATTTCAG AAATTTTGTTGAAATGCCGTCAGTCGATTGGAGAGAGGTGGCTGATAACTGGTTTGGGACTTGCTGTTGTTCCTTTGGAGGTGTAAGTGAGAAGTTGGTGACTAGGTATGCAAATGCCTACACATGTGTTGAGGGTACTTGCCAATTGAATTCAACAACCATTACCATTTCCAAGAATGATCTTGTGGAATGGAAATTCCCTGATTGGGTTGGATGCCAGCGTAATTCTTCTGGACCAGATTTCAAACATGACGATGGATTCAGTGAAGCTATTCTAGATTCTGGAA AACCAAATCTCTCTAAAGATGTGGCATCAGCACCTGGTTGTTGTGGTCATATTAAAAGCCAAGCTCTGAATCATATAGATGAAGGTTGCACACCTCATGTGTTTGAGACTAAGGAGATCAGTGAAAATCAGAAATGTTTGCTCAATGGCTTTCTTGGGAATATATTCATGGTTAGATCCTTCAATCAGTCGGCTGATATTGAGTGGATTGAATATGTTTGCCCTCATTGTTCATCTCTTCTTGGAGCTTACCCTTGTGGAAATGGCTTTGGGCCTATAGATCTTGGAGTTCGGTTATTTAAATGTTACATTTCCACTTGTTTGCCAGTTGGGGGATCGGGAGATTCATTCAG GAAGTATACCTTGGAAAGAATGTTTACAAATCAACTACTGGAAAGTGCGAAGGATGAATCATCATATCGGACTGTGGTCAGGGATGTGAAAACAAAATCCCCCTTGCTGCAAATCGTTCTTCTGAATCCAAATTCTTGGTGCTTTACTGGTTACTGTTTGGGCGCAGACGAGAACACCGGATCAGTTTTGAATATAAATCTGCAGCCTGTTATCAAAGTGCTATTTTCTGACTGCAACAACAGTTCAGAATCCAAATTGAG TTTATGCAGGATGATAGAAGACTGGGAAACAAAGAATTTAGCTGATGAAGTTTTCATGTTGACACGTCAAATAAAAGAATTGATTAAATCCCTGGTTTCAAGAAAGGATATACTTCCACCCTCATTTTCTTGCCTTCAAGGTTTATCTTTGTCATCTATGCTGAGGTAA
- the LOC108993555 gene encoding uncharacterized protein LOC108993555 isoform X1, giving the protein MSAQNPTKWRFTWEAQSHVPILRLFIFDSYTNPSTQCHNLKVHLNLSKSLVLVSFFEDLEVSLRVPTPRVLIDSESPVSFRALDDHIEVKLVLLLPVDHPIVTSFDSVFNLSQGNEISFYDASTQLEMDSDLKILCSGGGVHFYCRSCSFKLTKNHFRNFVEMPSVDWREVADNWFGTCCCSFGGVSEKLVTRYANAYTCVEGTCQLNSTTITISKNDLVEWKFPDWVGCQRNSSGPDFKHDDGFSEAILDSGSKCAGIKTCDDSSEEMCASKGKPRFMHYENENVASKFKCGVNEEETNDDASFLLLPEPNLSKDVASAPGCCGHIKSQALNHIDEGCTPHVFETKEISENQKCLLNGFLGNIFMVRSFNQSADIEWIEYVCPHCSSLLGAYPCGNGFGPIDLGVRLFKCYISTCLPVGGSGDSFRKYTLERMFTNQLLESAKDESSYRTVVRDVKTKSPLLQIVLLNPNSWCFTGYCLGADENTGSVLNINLQPVIKVLFSDCNNSSESKLSLCRMIEDWETKNLADEVFMLTRQIKELIKSLVSRKDILPPSFSCLQGLSLSSMLR; this is encoded by the exons ATGTCGGCCCAGAACCCTACGAAATGGCGGTTCACATGGGAAGCTCAATCTCACGTCCCAATCCTTCGGTTATTCATCTTCGATTCGTACACTAATCCTTCAACTCAGTGCCATAATCTCAAGGTCCATCTAAATCTCTCTAAATCTCTGGTACTCGTCAGCTTCTTCGAAGACCTTGAAGTCTCGCTTAGGGTTCCGACTCCTAGGGTTTTGATCGACTCCGAATCTCCGGTGAGTTTCCGAGCCTTAGATGATCACATTGAGGTCAAGCTTGTCCTACTTCTTCCAGTGGATCATCCAATCGTTACGAGCTTCGACTCTGTGTTCAATTTGTCCCAAGGCAACGAAATCTCGTTCTATGATGCATCGACGCAGCTAGAAATGGACTCTG ATCTGAAGATTCTGTGTTCTGGTGGAGGAGTTCATTTTTACTGTAGAAGTTGCTCGTTTAAGCTGACAAAAAATCATTTCAG AAATTTTGTTGAAATGCCGTCAGTCGATTGGAGAGAGGTGGCTGATAACTGGTTTGGGACTTGCTGTTGTTCCTTTGGAGGTGTAAGTGAGAAGTTGGTGACTAGGTATGCAAATGCCTACACATGTGTTGAGGGTACTTGCCAATTGAATTCAACAACCATTACCATTTCCAAGAATGATCTTGTGGAATGGAAATTCCCTGATTGGGTTGGATGCCAGCGTAATTCTTCTGGACCAGATTTCAAACATGACGATGGATTCAGTGAAGCTATTCTAGATTCTGGAAGTAAGTGTGCAGGAATCAAAACCTGTGATGATTCCAGTGAGGAAATGTGTGCTTCTAAAGGAAAACCAAGGTTCATGCATTATGAGAATGAAAATGTtgcttcaaaattcaaatgtggAGTTAATGAGGAAGAAACTAATGATGATGCTTCCTTTTTATTGTTGCCAGAACCAAATCTCTCTAAAGATGTGGCATCAGCACCTGGTTGTTGTGGTCATATTAAAAGCCAAGCTCTGAATCATATAGATGAAGGTTGCACACCTCATGTGTTTGAGACTAAGGAGATCAGTGAAAATCAGAAATGTTTGCTCAATGGCTTTCTTGGGAATATATTCATGGTTAGATCCTTCAATCAGTCGGCTGATATTGAGTGGATTGAATATGTTTGCCCTCATTGTTCATCTCTTCTTGGAGCTTACCCTTGTGGAAATGGCTTTGGGCCTATAGATCTTGGAGTTCGGTTATTTAAATGTTACATTTCCACTTGTTTGCCAGTTGGGGGATCGGGAGATTCATTCAG GAAGTATACCTTGGAAAGAATGTTTACAAATCAACTACTGGAAAGTGCGAAGGATGAATCATCATATCGGACTGTGGTCAGGGATGTGAAAACAAAATCCCCCTTGCTGCAAATCGTTCTTCTGAATCCAAATTCTTGGTGCTTTACTGGTTACTGTTTGGGCGCAGACGAGAACACCGGATCAGTTTTGAATATAAATCTGCAGCCTGTTATCAAAGTGCTATTTTCTGACTGCAACAACAGTTCAGAATCCAAATTGAG TTTATGCAGGATGATAGAAGACTGGGAAACAAAGAATTTAGCTGATGAAGTTTTCATGTTGACACGTCAAATAAAAGAATTGATTAAATCCCTGGTTTCAAGAAAGGATATACTTCCACCCTCATTTTCTTGCCTTCAAGGTTTATCTTTGTCATCTATGCTGAGGTAA